Proteins encoded by one window of Arachis ipaensis cultivar K30076 chromosome B04, Araip1.1, whole genome shotgun sequence:
- the LOC107636941 gene encoding uncharacterized protein LOC107636941 gives MRYDGTKDPLEHLTAFEARMNLEGVGDAVRCRAFPVTLADPAIRWFNALPQGSITAFADISQSFLARFTTRIAKAKHPINLLGVTQKPREPTRKFLDRFNDECLEIDGLTDSVASLCLTNGLLNEDFRKHLTTKSV, from the coding sequence atgaggtacgatgggACTAAGGATCCCCTGGAGCACCTCACAGCTTTTGAAGCAAGAATGAATTTGGAAGGAGTAGGCGACGCGGTCAGATGCCGAGCATTCCCTGTGACGCTAGCCGATCCAGCGATCCGATGGTTCAACGCACTCCCACAAGGGTCCATCACGGCCTTCGCAGACATCTCCCAAAGCTTTCTGGCTCGGTTCACGACACGCATAGCCAAGGCAAAGCACCCGATTAACTTACTAGGGGTTACCCAAAAACCCAGAGAGCCGACCAGGAAGTTCCTGGACAGATTCAACGACGAATGCTTGGAGATCGACGGCCTTACGGACTCAGTTGCTAGTCTCTGCCTGACGAACGGCCTGCTAAACGAGGACTTTAGGAAGCACCTCACTACCAAGTCCGTCTGA